GTCGGAGAGATCGACGAGGTGTCGGCGACGACGGGTACGTACATCACGGAGCGTGCGAAGCCGACCTCGGCAAACGCGAGCCACTTCAGCAAGTCTGCGGGCGGCGAGATGAAGACCGTCGAGAACGAAGACGTTGCTCTCGTGATCGCGAAATTTGCGTCGGGAGCGATCGGCACGTTCGAGTCGAGTCGCATCGCGATCGGCCCTCGGGCGGAGTACGTGATCGAGGTCTATGGAACCGAGGGATCGCTGCGCTGGGACTTCCAGCGTATGAACGAACTGCAGGTCAGTCTGCGCTCAGGAGAGAACTACGGCTACACCGACGTCTACATGAGCCCGGGGCATGGCGACTTCGCGCGCTTTCAGCCCGGCGGCGGCACGAGCATGGGCTTCGACGACCTTAAGGCGATCGAGGCTGCGCTCTTCGTGGAGTCCGTGGTGACGGGTGAGCAGAAGGCGCCGTCGGTCCATGACGGCCTAGCAGCTGCGCGGGCGGCGGATGCCGCGGAGCGCTCGGCCGAGTCGCGCGAGTGGGTCGCGCTCCCCCGCTGACTCCACGGCGTCGTCTCGATCTTCGGCGATAAAACATTCGGCACGGTCGTCTCATCGCTGGCGACGACGGTGTGACCGCAGCCGCGCTACCCCACGGCCGATGTCCACCCGAGGCCGCGCTTGCGATAAATGTCCAGTGTCTTCTGAAACGGAATCACGCCCACTGAATCAGCAGTCTTCCGCCACTCATCCGCGAGTTCGTCCACGAGTTCCGGATGTTGAGAAGCGACATCAATCGTCTCTGAGCGGTCAGTCGACATGTCATAAAGTTCCCAAGTGAAACCGTGTTCGCGCACCAGCTTCCAGTTGCCCTTGCGGTATGCCGCGTTGCCGCAGTGCTCCCACCAGAGCGGTTGTGGGTCGCTAACCTCAGCGCCACGGAGCGTGCTAAGGATGCTGTTGCTCGGCAGCGATGCCGGGGCGTTCACGTGAGCAGCTTCGAGGAGTGTCGGCAGCACGTGAGTGAGCTGAAACGCTCCGTCGATGACTTCCCCGGTAGGGAGATCGCCTTCCGGCCACGAGAAAATGAACGGTGCCGCAATTCCCCCTTCATGAGCCCACAATTTGTAAAGGCGATATGGCGTATTGGACAAATTCGCCCATGCCCGCCCGTAACTCTGGTAGGACTCTTCGCCGCCGGGCATGACCCGAGGATCATTGCCAATATCGACTGATCTACCGTCTTTGGTTCGTTGATTGAGAATGTCGAGCCGCTCGCGAAAGTACTCGAGTTCAATGAGCGGCACCGGGTCAGCAGACGCGCCGTTATCGGAGAGGAAGACGACGATCGTATTCTCGCGAACGTTCTGATCCTTGAGCTCATTGAGGATTGTGCCAACGGCTGAGTCCATCTCCTCGACCATTGCGGCGTAGACGCTCATGCGCTCTATCTGCCATTCCTTGTTCGGTTCGTTCGCCCACTCTGGAACCGACGGGTCTCGCTCTGACAGCGGGGTGCCAGGAGATAGGACGCCGAGCGAGATCTGCCGTTCGAATCTCTCATCACGCAATTCGTCCCAGCCGCGCGCGTAAACCGCTCGATACTTCGCGATCGTCGCCTCGCGTGCATGAAGCGGCCAGTGAGGGGCCGTGAATGGCGCGTAGAGAAAAAATGGTCGATCCCGATCACGATTTCTGAGGAACGAT
This DNA window, taken from Paramicrobacterium agarici, encodes the following:
- a CDS encoding arylsulfatase, with product MRENKPNILVILADDLGYSDIGCFGGEISTPHIDSLAADGVRLRDFHNTPRCSPSRASLLTGLHPHQAGIGILTGDDSDDGGYRGNLNPDVLTIAEILKDAGYETAARGKWHLAADMHTPNGAWPTERGFDSFWGTLTGCGSYYRPGTLTRDLADASHEATDPGFFYTDRIAEESVSFLRNRDRDRPFFLYAPFTAPHWPLHAREATIAKYRAVYARGWDELRDERFERQISLGVLSPGTPLSERDPSVPEWANEPNKEWQIERMSVYAAMVEEMDSAVGTILNELKDQNVRENTIVVFLSDNGASADPVPLIELEYFRERLDILNQRTKDGRSVDIGNDPRVMPGGEESYQSYGRAWANLSNTPYRLYKLWAHEGGIAAPFIFSWPEGDLPTGEVIDGAFQLTHVLPTLLEAAHVNAPASLPSNSILSTLRGAEVSDPQPLWWEHCGNAAYRKGNWKLVREHGFTWELYDMSTDRSETIDVASQHPELVDELADEWRKTADSVGVIPFQKTLDIYRKRGLGWTSAVG